Within the Planktothrix sp. FACHB-1365 genome, the region TACAAAGAAGAAATTTTTGATGGCAAAGATCTTAAAAAATTCGATGTATATACCGATACAACCAATGAAAAAATTGGCACAGTCTACGATGCCTTAATTGATGAGAATGGGTATTTTCGGTATTTTGTGATTGATACAGGTTTTTGGGTTTTTGGTAAAAAAGTTTTACTACCCGTTGGTCGCGCCCAAATGGACTATGCTAATCAACGTGTTTATGCTCTGGGATTAACCAAAAACCAAGCCGAAGCCTTACCTGAATATACTGATAATATGACGGTAGACTACGATTATGAAGAGCGGGTTCGGGCTGGATATCGGACTTCTAAATCTGCAAAAACCAATTACAATCGGGATAATTATAAATACGAGAACGAGCCCGAATTATATCTAACCCAGGCTCAAAATCATGGCACAATTAAGCTTTATGAAGAACGCTTAATTGCTGAGAAACAGCGTCAAAAAGCAGGTACAGTTTCGGTCGGTAAAACCGTAGAAGTTCGCACCGAACAAGCCAGTGTTCCGATTGAAAAAGAGCGGGTTGTCGTTGAACGCATGACTCCTACTGGTGAACGACCTGTTAACCCTGGCGAAGCTAATTTCCGCGAAGGAGAAGTGGCTCGCGTCGATGTTTATGAAGAAACGGCTGATATTCGTAAGCAAGCTTTTGTGACTGAAGAAGTCAATGTTCGTAAAGAAGTTGAGCGGGATACAATAACAGCCCAAGAAAAACTGCGTCGGGAAAAATTGAATGTTAAAACCGATGGAGAACCTACGATTAAAGACAAACGTTAAATTCTCGGTTGATTCTGTAGAGAAAGCTTAGTTTTTTCTGTAGAGATGTTCCCCAAAATATCTCTACAGAACCCTAATCTTGTAATTCTTTATAGTGGGTTAAATTTTTACTAATTTTTTTAATTTCAAGCTTTAAAAGAGGTAATAAAGATGGCTTATTCTTATCCTGAAGGGTATCATAAAAATAGGAAAGTTGAACAATTAGCCCAAAAACTCAACGGCTGTTGGATTCAAACCTTAGATGGGGAAGTTGTTGGTCAAGT harbors:
- a CDS encoding DUF2382 domain-containing protein → MTLFKIKDAYPHYKEEIFDGKDLKKFDVYTDTTNEKIGTVYDALIDENGYFRYFVIDTGFWVFGKKVLLPVGRAQMDYANQRVYALGLTKNQAEALPEYTDNMTVDYDYEERVRAGYRTSKSAKTNYNRDNYKYENEPELYLTQAQNHGTIKLYEERLIAEKQRQKAGTVSVGKTVEVRTEQASVPIEKERVVVERMTPTGERPVNPGEANFREGEVARVDVYEETADIRKQAFVTEEVNVRKEVERDTITAQEKLRREKLNVKTDGEPTIKDKR